A portion of the Paucilactobacillus hokkaidonensis JCM 18461 genome contains these proteins:
- the map gene encoding type I methionyl aminopeptidase, whose translation MISLKSPREIEAMKKSGAVLAGMHIGLRDIIKPGISSWEIEEFGRHYIESHGGVAEQIGFEGYKYATCVSINDEICHGFPRKGLILKNGDLVKVDTVVSLDGAFSDSCWSYAVGEASPEVKKLMDVTHKALYLGIDQCVIGNRIGDIGSVIQDYVENQNGYGDVREFIGHGIGPTMHEEPNVPHYGEAGHGIRLREGMTITVEPMVNVGTWKADTSDPNGWLAKTADGSLSCQYEHTLAITKKGPQILTSQDPGFDAKYLF comes from the coding sequence ATGATTAGTTTGAAGTCACCACGAGAAATTGAAGCAATGAAAAAATCAGGTGCTGTTTTAGCCGGTATGCACATTGGTTTACGTGACATTATTAAACCTGGTATTTCTAGCTGGGAAATTGAAGAATTCGGTCGTCACTACATTGAAAGTCATGGTGGGGTCGCAGAACAGATTGGTTTTGAGGGTTACAAGTATGCTACCTGTGTTAGTATCAATGATGAAATTTGTCATGGCTTTCCCCGCAAGGGATTGATCCTTAAAAATGGCGACTTGGTCAAAGTTGATACAGTGGTCAGTCTTGACGGTGCCTTTAGCGATTCATGCTGGAGCTATGCCGTTGGCGAAGCTAGTCCTGAAGTTAAAAAATTGATGGATGTGACGCACAAAGCGTTGTATTTGGGAATTGATCAGTGCGTCATTGGAAATCGGATTGGTGATATTGGTTCTGTAATTCAAGACTATGTTGAAAACCAAAATGGTTATGGGGATGTTCGTGAGTTTATCGGCCATGGTATTGGACCCACAATGCACGAAGAACCCAATGTTCCTCATTATGGTGAAGCAGGACACGGGATTCGCCTCAGAGAGGGCATGACAATCACGGTTGAGCCAATGGTGAATGTTGGTACTTGGAAAGCTGATACGAGTGATCCAAATGGTTGGCTGGCTAAAACCGCTGATGGCAGCTTGAGTTGCCAGTATGAACATACGTTAGCAATTACCAAAAAGGGACCACAGATTTTGACATCACAAGATCCTG
- a CDS encoding flavodoxin produces the protein MASALVVFATITGNNEDVADIVTEAFEDLNVDVEEVEITQADPSDFENVDICVVCPYTYDEGALPEEGLDFYEDLQEMDLAGKVYGVAGSGDTFYLDDFNVAVDKFAAAFDKSGATRGAEPVKIDLEPDTDDIKTLTTFVEALVAKANNAD, from the coding sequence ATGGCCAGCGCATTAGTAGTCTTTGCGACCATTACTGGAAATAACGAAGACGTGGCGGACATCGTCACGGAAGCATTTGAAGATCTCAATGTAGATGTTGAAGAAGTCGAAATCACTCAAGCTGATCCGAGTGATTTTGAAAACGTCGATATTTGTGTGGTCTGCCCCTATACTTACGATGAGGGGGCCCTGCCTGAAGAAGGCCTAGACTTTTATGAAGACCTGCAGGAAATGGATCTCGCGGGCAAAGTTTACGGGGTTGCCGGTTCTGGTGACACGTTTTATTTAGATGATTTCAACGTGGCCGTCGATAAGTTTGCGGCAGCATTCGATAAATCCGGTGCTACTCGTGGTGCCGAACCCGTCAAAATCGATTTGGAACCTGATACGGATGATATTAAGACCTTGACGACTTTCGTGGAAGCATTAGTCGCTAAAGCTAATAATGCAGACTAA
- a CDS encoding helix-turn-helix domain-containing protein: protein MIKAKTHDEFLDLLKSEDPELEYSIKVQERRADLSVQLMDLRKQRGMSQRKLAGKSGVAQSTIAHIERGDVDATSKTLDLLMIALNSKYRTQLSLN from the coding sequence ATGATTAAGGCCAAAACACATGATGAATTTTTAGATTTATTAAAAAGTGAAGACCCAGAATTAGAATATAGCATCAAGGTGCAAGAAAGAAGAGCAGATTTATCCGTACAGTTAATGGATTTACGTAAACAACGTGGAATGTCACAGCGAAAACTAGCTGGTAAAAGTGGTGTGGCGCAGTCTACAATTGCCCACATTGAACGAGGAGATGTCGATGCCACTAGTAAAACGTTAGACTTGTTGATGATTGCGTTAAATAGTAAGTATAGGACCCAGTTGAGTTTAAATTGA
- a CDS encoding GtrA family protein: MLLALFKKYQSMIAYIFFGGVTTLVNIGVFAVLDKMNWNYQLANVIAWFLSVLVAYLTNKVWVFSSHYTTFKAFIIEFVEFYFFRALTLIIDVIIMYIGISMLGWNAILVKVIDNVIVIIVNYVFSKWYIFKKV; encoded by the coding sequence ATTTTGCTTGCTCTATTTAAAAAGTATCAATCAATGATCGCCTACATCTTCTTTGGTGGCGTTACTACCCTGGTTAATATCGGCGTATTTGCAGTCTTAGATAAGATGAACTGGAATTATCAGTTGGCTAACGTAATTGCATGGTTCCTATCAGTGCTGGTGGCTTACCTGACTAATAAAGTGTGGGTCTTTTCGTCTCACTACACGACTTTTAAGGCATTCATCATTGAATTTGTGGAGTTTTATTTTTTCCGTGCTTTAACTTTAATTATTGACGTGATAATTATGTATATTGGTATTTCAATGCTCGGGTGGAATGCCATTTTAGTTAAAGTGATTGATAACGTGATTGTCATTATTGTTAACTACGTATTTTCTAAGTGGTATATCTTTAAAAAAGTGTGA
- a CDS encoding type II toxin-antitoxin system RelE/ParE family toxin, protein MLKYVYYQSDRGDQPVMEFIYGLPLRDRKKLILTMVMIQKLGIHRSLKNQFVKKIRGKNIFEIRSRLGNNIQRILYFTVDGELLVLTNRFTKKTQKTPIDQIKLAEKRRRVFLESWRDQND, encoded by the coding sequence TTGCTTAAATACGTTTATTATCAGTCTGATCGTGGTGATCAGCCTGTAATGGAGTTTATCTATGGCCTGCCCCTCAGAGATCGAAAAAAATTGATTTTAACTATGGTAATGATCCAGAAATTGGGTATTCATAGGTCGCTTAAAAATCAATTTGTTAAAAAGATTCGTGGGAAAAATATTTTTGAAATTAGAAGCAGGTTAGGAAATAATATTCAAAGGATTTTATATTTCACGGTTGATGGTGAACTTTTAGTGTTAACAAATAGATTTACTAAAAAAACACAAAAGACGCCGATTGACCAGATTAAATTGGCTGAAAAAAGACGCAGGGTATTTTTAGAAAGTTGGAGGGACCAAAATGATTAA
- a CDS encoding type II toxin-antitoxin system HicB family antitoxin, producing MKNINLVTYPALLTPDENNTFDIEFVDVPEALSFGNSINDAVVHGQEALGLALYGRKTLPEATIIDDIQKNDNQTIVIVSVDLNIVKSQVKEVTIRKNVTVPADLAEQAQAQGINFSATLSDALREKLGV from the coding sequence ATGAAAAATATAAATTTAGTAACTTATCCAGCACTTTTAACACCAGACGAAAATAACACATTCGATATTGAATTCGTTGACGTACCAGAAGCACTATCATTTGGAAATTCGATCAATGATGCCGTCGTTCATGGTCAGGAGGCCTTAGGATTGGCCTTGTATGGTCGTAAGACACTACCAGAGGCGACAATCATTGATGACATACAAAAAAATGATAACCAAACTATTGTCATTGTATCTGTTGATCTAAACATCGTAAAATCTCAGGTTAAAGAAGTAACTATTCGTAAAAACGTAACAGTGCCAGCCGATTTAGCAGAGCAGGCACAAGCACAAGGGATTAATTTTTCAGCTACATTATCAGATGCATTACGGGAAAAGTTGGGCGTGTAA
- a CDS encoding type II toxin-antitoxin system HicA family toxin, with amino-acid sequence MSMKEVINLPMKTRDFEKLLKQHGFKALRQAGSHKTYYNPDTHKQLVVPIHSREIPKGILNKMMKQAGLR; translated from the coding sequence ATGTCTATGAAGGAAGTGATCAATTTGCCCATGAAAACTAGAGACTTTGAAAAGTTATTAAAACAACATGGTTTCAAAGCTCTGCGACAGGCTGGATCTCATAAAACCTACTACAATCCAGATACACACAAGCAGTTGGTCGTTCCTATCCATTCTCGTGAGATTCCAAAGGGAATTCTAAATAAGATGATGAAACAGGCAGGTCTGAGGTAA
- the wecB gene encoding non-hydrolyzing UDP-N-acetylglucosamine 2-epimerase, with amino-acid sequence MSVPRKIMTIFGTRPGAIKMAPIITAMRSMPDQFEPVVVVTAQHRQLLDQVLNFFAIEPDFDLNTMQPRDSLSERTSKMLHHLDNVINAAQPDMILVVGDASTTLAAGLAAFYHKIPVGHVEAGLRTYDKYAPFPEEMNRHLTDVLSDLYFAPTTLSRDNLIAENHSVDNVFITGNTSIDALKYTVRADYHHPTLDAIPANHRILLMTMQRRENLGTPMKRVFHAIRDVVETNPDVELIYPVHPNPDVMAIADDLLGGRERIHLVEPLDLLDFHNFAARSYLILTDSGGIQEEAPALDKPVLVLRTKTERPEGVTAGTVRLVGTFPEEIQRAAFELLHDSKEYKKMAHAPNPFGDGNAATRILKVIKDYFNNEQ; translated from the coding sequence ATGTCAGTACCACGTAAAATTATGACTATTTTTGGAACGCGTCCCGGTGCTATTAAGATGGCGCCAATTATCACCGCCATGCGGTCGATGCCCGATCAATTTGAGCCAGTGGTTGTCGTGACTGCGCAACATCGACAGTTACTTGATCAAGTTCTGAATTTTTTTGCGATTGAACCAGATTTTGATCTAAATACGATGCAACCGCGCGATAGTCTAAGTGAACGTACTAGCAAGATGTTGCATCATTTAGATAACGTCATTAATGCTGCGCAACCGGATATGATTTTGGTTGTGGGGGATGCCTCGACAACTTTGGCTGCCGGGTTAGCGGCTTTCTATCATAAAATCCCAGTTGGTCACGTGGAAGCGGGATTACGGACATATGATAAATATGCGCCATTTCCAGAAGAAATGAATCGACATTTAACGGATGTGTTGAGCGATTTATATTTTGCACCAACCACTCTGAGTCGCGATAATCTAATTGCTGAGAATCATTCTGTTGATAATGTTTTCATCACTGGCAATACATCAATTGATGCACTTAAATATACAGTGCGAGCTGATTATCATCATCCCACGTTGGATGCAATTCCAGCTAATCACCGGATATTGTTGATGACAATGCAGCGGCGTGAAAATTTAGGGACGCCGATGAAACGTGTTTTTCATGCCATCAGGGATGTTGTTGAAACGAACCCAGATGTTGAGTTGATTTATCCAGTTCATCCAAATCCAGACGTAATGGCGATAGCTGACGATTTGTTGGGCGGTCGCGAACGAATCCATCTGGTTGAACCATTAGATTTGTTGGATTTTCATAATTTTGCGGCTCGCAGTTATTTGATTTTGACAGATTCAGGCGGCATTCAAGAGGAGGCGCCAGCACTGGATAAGCCGGTGTTAGTATTGCGCACCAAAACTGAGCGGCCAGAAGGAGTCACGGCTGGAACGGTAAGGTTGGTTGGTACATTTCCAGAAGAAATTCAGCGCGCAGCGTTTGAACTGTTACATGATAGTAAGGAATATAAAAAAATGGCGCACGCACCCAATCCATTTGGGGATGGAAACGCAGCTACGAGAATATTAAAAGTTATCAAGGATTATTTTAATAACGAACAATGA
- a CDS encoding DUF805 domain-containing protein, with translation MIDSYKKFWNNILNFSGTSNRPDYWWPAIINWILGGIIIAILQGIMGHPLTQIYTWHDLGIASIRNIVVLIVWLATLSVSVRRLHDTDRSGWWVFIQIIPLIGGIWFFILMILPTKYNRWQNK, from the coding sequence ATGATTGATTCATATAAAAAGTTTTGGAACAATATTCTTAATTTTTCCGGTACATCTAACCGACCAGATTATTGGTGGCCTGCAATCATTAACTGGATACTAGGTGGTATTATTATTGCTATCTTGCAAGGAATCATGGGTCATCCCCTCACCCAAATATACACTTGGCACGATTTAGGCATTGCTTCCATAAGAAATATTGTTGTCCTAATCGTCTGGCTTGCAACGCTATCAGTTTCTGTTCGGCGCTTGCATGACACTGATCGTTCTGGCTGGTGGGTTTTCATTCAAATTATTCCACTAATTGGTGGTATTTGGTTCTTTATTTTGATGATACTACCTACAAAATATAACAGATGGCAAAATAAATAA